In the Microcaecilia unicolor chromosome 10, aMicUni1.1, whole genome shotgun sequence genome, one interval contains:
- the LOC115478490 gene encoding uncharacterized protein LOC115478490 translates to MLGIKYEFCNRIWVSRYQYRIAIVSWHFLVSRLHYSGQNRIAFPFIPVGGGRERKHHQDWCSAGTSSIAFPFTPVGGGRERKHHQDWCSAGTSSIAFPFTPVGGGRERKHHQDWCSAGTSSIAFPFTPVGGGRERKHHQDWCSAGTSSIAFPFTPVGGGRERKHHQDWCSAGTSSIAFPFTPVGGGRERKHHQDWCSAGTSSIAFPFTPVGGGRERKHHQDWCSAGTSSIAFPFTPVGGGRERKHHQDWCSAGTSSIAFPFTPVGGGRERKHHQDWCSAGTSSIAFPFTPVGGGRERKHHQDWCSAGTSSIAFPFTPVGGGRERKHHQDWCSAGTSSIAFPFTPVGGGRERKHHQDWCSAGTSSIAFPFTPVGGGRERKHHQDWCSAGTSSIAFPFTPVGGGRERKHHQDWCSAGTSSIAFPFTPVGGGRERKHHQDWCSAGTSSIAFPFTPVGGGRERKHHQDWCSAGTSSIAFPFTPVGGGRERKHHQDWCSAGTSSIAFPFTPVGGGRERKHHQDWCSAGTSSIAFPFTPVGGGRERKHHQDWCSAGTSSIAFPFTPVGGGRERKHHQDWCSAGTSSIAFPFTPVGGGRERKHHQDWCSAGTSSIAFPFTPVGGGRERKHHQDWCSAGTSSIAFPFTPVGGGRERKHHQDWCSAGTSSIAFPFTPVGGGRERKHHQDWCSAGTSSIAFPFTPVGGGRERKHHQDWCSAGTSSIAFPFTPVGGGRERKHHQDWCSAGTSSIAFPFTPVGGGRERKHHQDWCSAGTSSIAFPFTPVGGGRERKHHQDWCSAGTSSIAFPFTPVGGGRERKHHQDWCSAGTSSIAFPFTPVGGGRERKHHQDWCSAGTSSIAFPFTPVGGGRERKHHQDGCSAGTSSIAFPFTPVGGGRERKHHQDWCSAGTSSIAFPFTPVGGGRERKHHQDGCSAGTSSIAFPFTPVGGGRERKHHQDWCSAGTSSIAFPFTPVGGGRERKHHQDWCSAGTSSIAFPFTPVGGGRDRKHHQDWCSAGTSSIAFPFTPVGGGRDRKHHQDWCSAGTSSISMPPADGKGVQAGVVPGPSSPMCTFLAEHHG, encoded by the exons ATGCTGGGCATTAAATATGAATTCTGTAACAGGATCTGGGTGTCCAGATACCAATATAGAATAGCTATCGTAAGTTGGCATTTCTTAGTGTCACGGCTTCACTATTCTGGACAAAATAGGATTGCGTTCCCTTTCAtaccagtag gtggaggtagagagagaaaacATCACCAGGACTGGTGCTCTGCTGGAACTTCAAGTATTGCGTTCCCTTTCACACcagtaggtggaggtagagagagaaaacATCACCAGGACTGGTGCTCTGCTGGAACTTCAAGTATTGCGTTCCCTTTCACACcagtaggtggaggtagagagagaaaacATCACCAGGACTGGTGCTCTGCTGGAACTTCAAGTATTGCGTTCCCTTTCACACcagtaggtggaggtagagagagaaaacATCACCAGGACTGGTGCTCTGCTGGAACTTCAAGTATTGCGTTCCCTTTCACACcagtaggtggaggtagagagagaaaacATCACCAGGACTGGTGCTCTGCTGGAACTTCAAGTATTGCGTTCCCTTTCACACcagtaggtggaggtagagagagaaaacATCACCAGGACTGGTGCTCTGCTGGAACTTCAAGTATTGCGTTCCCTTTCACACcagtaggtggaggtagagagagaaaacATCACCAGGACTGGTGCTCTGCTGGAACTTCAAGTATTGCGTTCCCTTTCACACcagtaggtggaggtagagagagaaaacATCACCAGGACTGGTGCTCTGCTGGAACTTCAAGTATTGCGTTCCCTTTCACACcagtaggtggaggtagagagagaaaacATCACCAGGACTGGTGCTCTGCTGGAACTTCAAGTATTGCGTTCCCTTTCACACcagtaggtggaggtagagagagaaaacATCACCAGGACTGGTGCTCTGCTGGAACTTCAAGTATTGCGTTCCCTTTCACACcagtaggtggaggtagagagagaaaacATCACCAGGACTGGTGCTCTGCTGGAACTTCAAGTATTGCGTTCCCTTTCACACcagtaggtggaggtagagagagaaaacATCACCAGGACTGGTGCTCTGCTGGAACTTCAAGTATTGCGTTCCCTTTCACACcagtaggtggaggtagagagagaaaacATCACCAGGACTGGTGCTCTGCTGGAACTTCAAGTATTGCGTTCCCTTTCACACcagtaggtggaggtagagagagaaaacATCACCAGGACTGGTGCTCTGCTGGAACTTCAAGTATTGCGTTCCCTTTCACACcagtaggtggaggtagagagagaaaacATCACCAGGACTGGTGCTCTGCTGGAACTTCAAGTATTGCGTTCCCTTTCACACcagtaggtggaggtagagagagaaaacATCACCAGGACTGGTGCTCTGCTGGAACTTCAAGTATTGCGTTCCCTTTCACACcagtaggtggaggtagagagagaaaacATCACCAGGACTGGTGCTCTGCTGGAACTTCAAGTATTGCGTTCCCTTTCACACcagtaggtggaggtagagagagaaaacATCACCAGGACTGGTGCTCTGCTGGAACTTCAAGTATTGCGTTCCCTTTCACACcagtaggtggaggtagagagagaaaacATCACCAGGACTGGTGCTCTGCTGGAACTTCAAGTATTGCGTTCCCTTTCACACcagtaggtggaggtagagagagaaaacATCACCAGGACTGGTGCTCTGCTGGAACTTCAAGTATTGCGTTCCCTTTCACACcagtaggtggaggtagagagagaaaacATCACCAGGACTGGTGCTCTGCTGGAACTTCAAGTATTGCGTTCCCTTTCACACcagtaggtggaggtagagagagaaaacATCACCAGGACTGGTGCTCTGCTGGAACTTCAAGTATTGCGTTCCCTTTCACACcagtaggtggaggtagagagagaaaacATCACCAGGACTGGTGCTCTGCTGGAACTTCAAGTATTGCGTTCCCTTTCACACcagtaggtggaggtagagagagaaaacATCACCAGGACTGGTGCTCTGCTGGAACTTCAAGTATTGCGTTCCCTTTCACACcagtaggtggaggtagagagagaaaacATCACCAGGACTGGTGCTCTGCTGGAACTTCAAGTATTGCGTTCCCTTTCACACcagtaggtggaggtagagagagaaaacATCACCAGGACTGGTGCTCTGCTGGAACTTCAAGTATTGCGTTCCCTTTCACACcagtaggtggaggtagagagagaaaacATCACCAGGACTGGTGCTCTGCTGGAACTTCAAGTATTGCGTTCCCTTTCACACcagtaggtggaggtagagagagaaaacATCACCAGGACTGGTGCTCTGCTGGAACTTCAAGTATTGCGTTCCCTTTCACACcagtaggtggaggtagagagagaaaacATCACCAGGACTGGTGCTCTGCTGGAACTTCAAGTATTGCGTTCCCTTTCACACcagtaggtggaggtagagagagaaaacATCACCAGGACTGGTGCTCTGCTGGAACTTCAAGTATTGCGTTCCCTTTCACACcagtaggtggaggtagagagagaaaacATCACCAGGACGGGTGCTCTGCTGGAACTTCAAGTATTGCGTTCCCTTTCACACcagtaggtggaggtagagagagaaaacATCACCAGGACTGGTGCTCTGCTGGAACTTCAAGTATTGCGTTCCCTTTCACACcagtaggtggaggtagagagagaaaacATCACCAGGACGGGTGCTCTGCTGGAACTTCAAGTATTGCGTTCCCTTTCACACcagtaggtggaggtagagagagaaaacATCACCAGGACTGGTGCTCTGCTGGAACTTCAAGTATTGCGTTCCCTTTCACACcagtaggtggaggtagagagagaaaacATCACCAGGACTGGTGCTCTGCTGGAACTTCAAGTATTGCGTTCCCTTTCACACcagtaggtggaggtagagaCAGAAAACATCACCAGGACTGGTGCTCTGCTGGAACTTCAAGTATTGCGTTCCCTTTCACACcagtaggtggaggtagagaCAGAAAACATCACCAGGACTGGTGCTCTGCTGGAACTTCAAGTATTTCTATGCCTCCGGCAGATGGTAAGGGTGTTCAGGCTGGTGTTGTTCCTGGGCCTAGCTCCCCGATGTGCACTTTCTTGGCCGAGCACCATGGTTGA